In Prochlorococcus marinus str. MIT 1214, one DNA window encodes the following:
- a CDS encoding DUF4090 family protein has translation MDYSGPDAIDKAIQAGLDLDGTPIPLEMLELYREVMDKENARKRSGVKKSMRNRIVKTGAKHFDQDTLNSRLIKAGWDGLKTKEIDFFYN, from the coding sequence GTGGATTATTCTGGCCCAGATGCAATTGATAAAGCTATCCAAGCTGGATTAGATCTTGATGGAACTCCTATTCCTTTAGAGATGCTAGAACTCTATAGAGAGGTCATGGATAAAGAAAATGCGCGAAAAAGAAGTGGTGTTAAGAAATCAATGCGAAACCGTATTGTTAAAACTGGAGCGAAACATTTTGACCAAGACACTCTTAATTCACGTCTGATTAAAGCTGGCTGGGATGGATTGAAAACCAAAGAAATAGACTTTTTTTATAATTGA
- a CDS encoding chlorophyll a/b-binding protein, whose product MGDNFWKTAEIMNARLAMIGLLAAVVNYGFTGWIIPGFV is encoded by the coding sequence ATGGGAGACAACTTTTGGAAGACAGCTGAAATAATGAACGCTCGTCTTGCGATGATTGGCCTTCTTGCGGCTGTAGTTAATTACGGATTCACAGGCTGGATCATTCCAGGTTTTGTTTAA
- a CDS encoding DUF938 domain-containing protein, producing MENINQDNRLNFPATTRNRESIAAVLSNYISPNSLVLEIASGSGEHGVFFQKIFPSIIWQTSDPEFVHRKSINSWIKHEELFSKMPEPLDLDVEIRPWPITEQIKSLIKGIVCINMIHISPWTCTKALFEESKNYLDQNNFLILYGPFIRNKIQTSKSNLYFDQSLKLENPLWGLRHLEDVNNIAIRNGFKHEKTIEMPANNLSIVYRLN from the coding sequence ATGGAAAATATAAATCAAGACAATCGACTCAATTTCCCTGCAACAACGAGAAATCGTGAGTCCATTGCCGCAGTCTTGAGTAATTATATTTCTCCTAATAGCTTGGTTTTAGAAATAGCTAGTGGTAGTGGAGAACACGGAGTATTCTTCCAGAAAATATTCCCATCAATTATCTGGCAAACTAGTGATCCTGAATTCGTACATAGAAAAAGTATTAATTCATGGATTAAGCATGAGGAGCTTTTTTCAAAAATGCCTGAACCACTTGATCTTGATGTAGAAATTCGTCCTTGGCCAATAACTGAACAGATTAAATCTCTAATTAAAGGAATTGTATGTATAAACATGATTCATATCTCCCCATGGACTTGTACAAAAGCTTTGTTTGAAGAATCAAAAAATTATTTAGATCAGAATAATTTTTTGATTCTCTATGGACCTTTCATAAGAAATAAAATACAAACATCTAAAAGCAACTTGTATTTTGATCAATCATTAAAATTAGAAAACCCTCTTTGGGGTCTTCGCCATTTAGAGGATGTTAATAACATTGCAATTAGGAATGGGTTTAAGCATGAGAAAACTATAGAAATGCCCGCTAATAACCTTTCAATTGTATATCGCTTGAATTAA
- a CDS encoding high light inducible protein, which yields MTPEAEKFNGWAAMLGFVAAFGAYATTGQIIPGIF from the coding sequence ATGACTCCAGAAGCAGAAAAGTTTAATGGTTGGGCAGCAATGCTTGGCTTCGTAGCAGCCTTCGGGGCATACGCAACAACAGGTCAAATCATTCCTGGAATTTTCTAA
- a CDS encoding high light inducible protein, which produces MSNQNSTSRNIDPEKVTAERLNGYAALFGCIALIGAYATTGQIIPGFV; this is translated from the coding sequence ATGTCTAATCAAAACAGCACCTCGAGAAACATCGATCCAGAAAAAGTTACAGCTGAAAGACTGAATGGTTATGCAGCACTTTTTGGTTGTATTGCGCTTATTGGAGCATATGCAACAACTGGTCAAATTATTCCAGGATTTGTTTAA
- a CDS encoding high light inducible protein encodes MKNQTTETPRVEEGKVIAERLNGYAAFVGCWALIGAYLTTGQIIPGVV; translated from the coding sequence ATGAAAAACCAAACTACAGAAACTCCAAGAGTCGAAGAAGGCAAAGTAATTGCTGAAAGACTCAATGGCTACGCAGCATTTGTTGGATGCTGGGCACTAATTGGTGCATATCTAACAACCGGTCAAATCATTCCAGGTGTTGTGTAA
- a CDS encoding high light inducible protein, translating to MQPSNKTILERSIGRPAMMAFVLLTGIYLSTGQLIPGVV from the coding sequence ATGCAACCATCTAACAAAACAATCCTAGAAAGAAGCATCGGCAGACCAGCCATGATGGCATTCGTTCTACTAACAGGTATCTACCTATCAACCGGTCAACTCATCCCAGGTGTCGTTTAA